TGGCTTAAGTTGGCCATTTTTCATATGGTCTTCCTTCATTCTCATAAAAGTTGCATCATGATCAGATCAGTTTTAGAAAAACTATTTCTATCTTTAAGAATCGATTTTTGTTCTTCATATTTATTTTTTCTTTCGGAATAATCATCAAATTTCTTTTTGAACTTCTTAATCTCAGTTATTTTTTTACGGGTCTGTTTTCTAATTTGAGCACAATCTTCGTTCTCAATAGAATGATTTAAATCTTCGATTTCTTTATCTAAATGACTACCAATTAAATCTATTTCTTCTATTGTTAAATCGCTATCTCCATCTTCTTTTATCTCTGGTATTATTTTTTCTTCAACTAAGTCACGATATAATGTTTTTGAATTTTCGTTCAATTTCGATTCGTGATTTTGAATACTTTTCTTCCACACAAATGTATATCTATTGGCATTAGCTTCTACTTTTGTACCATCAATAAAAATTGAATTATTATCAATAAGATTTTGCTTTAAACATTGACTATGGAACTGAATAAATAAAGATTCAATTAACGCATCAGTATTAGGATTCACTCTAAAACGATTAATAGTTTTATAAGAAGGTGTTTGATCTTGAGCTAACCACATCATTCGAATACTGTCATGAAGTAATTTTTCTATTCTACGACCAGAAAATACAGATTGAGTATATGCATATAAGATGATTTTTAACATCATTTTTGGATGATAGGATGTTGCGCCACGATGATGTCTGAATTCATCGAATTCGCTATCAGGTATCGTTTCAACAATTTCATTAACATATCGCGAAATATCATTTTGAGGAATTCTAACAGAGGTTTCTATTGGTAGTGTAAGTTGGGTCATGTTATAAATTTTATACATAAGGCACCTCGTTAATTTAGTTTAGTGGTATTTATTAAATTATACGAAGGGACCCAACACAGAAAATTCATTTTATTGAATTTTACATTTATGTGCAAGTTGGGCAAAGTGTTTTATTTTTTTAAAGTATGTAAAAGTAAAATTACATGTTAATACGTAGTATTAATGGCGAGACTCCTGAGGGAGCAGTGCCAGTCGAAGACCGAGGCTGAGACGGCACCCTAGGAAAGCGAAGCCATTCAATACGAAGTATTGTATAAATAGAGAACAGCAGTAAGATATTTTCTAATTGAAAATTATCTTACTGCTGTTTTTTTAGGGATTTATGTCCCATCCTGTTTTATATGCAACTTATAATATTAAATTGCGTACTTGGCTCAAAACTTTTACTTTCTCATCTATTTAATAATGTATCATTTCAGAAATACATCCATACTTCTATTTTATAATAAATTTCCAAAGTAATATGAGTGAAAGTTTGAAGGTGATAATGTACATGTATAAAAGATATAAACATTTATATAGATTGCCATTCATACACTATCATTATCAAATAACCTATTAATTACGTCATAAAATACCAGATGAACCAAAAAACGCCTTTCCATTGTTGATAAATGGAAAGACGTTTTTTTATAAATTATAGTACGTTTGCATATCCTTCAAAGATTTTACCTTGAGCAGCATCAATCGTAACTAACATGTTATTGCTTATGTTTTTAACAGCTTTTTCTACACCTACAACTGTTGGAATACCTTTTTCTAAACCAACAATTGCACTTGGTGATGTAATACCATTTTCTTCTGTAATTAAGCCTAAAGCTTTTTCTACATAAGGTACAAACGTTTCATCGATTGAGTTAGTAACGATAACTTTGTCAGATAAATCTTTACCTTCTAAATCTTTAACAGTTTCAGCAACTAACGTAGTACCAACAACTGATCCACGTCCAATACCTTGACCATTAGCAATTTCGTCACCAACTAGGTGGATTTTCATCATATTAGTAGTTCCAGTTTCACCAGTTGGTACACCAGCAGTAATAATGATTAAATCACCATTAGATACTCTACCAGTTTCAACAGCTGTTGCAACTGCATTGTTTAACAATGCATCTGTACTCTTACGTCCTTTTTTAACTACAGGTTGAACTCCCCAAACAATTGAACATTGACGTGCAGTTTCTTCACTTGGAGTCACCGCAATAATGTCTGAATGTGGACGATATTTGGAGATAGTACGTGCCGTTGAACCACTTTCAGTAGCAGCTACAATTGCTTTAACATTTAAGTTTAAAGCTGTATGTGCAACCGAAATACCGATAGCATTCACTAATGAAGTTTCAACTAATTTAGTACGATCTGACAATAACTTTTTGTAATCTTGGGCTGCTTCAGCTGATACAGCAATATTTCTCATTGTTTTAACAGCTTCTTCAGGATATAAACCAGCAGCAGTTTCACCAGATAACATTACTGCATCTGTACCATCATAGATTGCGTTGGCAACGTCACTAGCTTCTGCACGTGTAGCACGTGGGTTACGTTGCATAGAATCTAACATTTGTGTAGCTGTAATAACTGGTTTACCTAATTTGTTACATTGTCTGATTAAATCTTTTTGAACCATTGGTACTTTTTCAGGTGGAATTTCAACACCCATGTCACCACGTGCAACCATTAAACCATCAGACACTTCAAGAATTTCCGCAATATTATCAATACCTTCTTGGTTTTCAATTTTAGGGAATACTGAAATGTTAGCTTTTTGTT
The genomic region above belongs to Staphylococcus aureus and contains:
- the pyk gene encoding pyruvate kinase, with the protein product MRKTKIVCTIGPASESEEMIEKLINAGMNVARLNFSHGSHEEHKGRIDTIRKVAKRLDKIVAILLDTKGPEIRTHNMKDGIIELERGNEVIVSMNEVEGTPEKFSVTYENLINDVQVGSYILLDDGLIELQVKDIDHAKKEVKCDILNSGELKNKKGVNLPGVRVSLPGITEKDAEDIRFGIKENVDFIAASFVRRPSDVLEIREILEEQKANISVFPKIENQEGIDNIAEILEVSDGLMVARGDMGVEIPPEKVPMVQKDLIRQCNKLGKPVITATQMLDSMQRNPRATRAEASDVANAIYDGTDAVMLSGETAAGLYPEEAVKTMRNIAVSAEAAQDYKKLLSDRTKLVETSLVNAIGISVAHTALNLNVKAIVAATESGSTARTISKYRPHSDIIAVTPSEETARQCSIVWGVQPVVKKGRKSTDALLNNAVATAVETGRVSNGDLIIITAGVPTGETGTTNMMKIHLVGDEIANGQGIGRGSVVGTTLVAETVKDLEGKDLSDKVIVTNSIDETFVPYVEKALGLITEENGITSPSAIVGLEKGIPTVVGVEKAVKNISNNMLVTIDAAQGKIFEGYANVL